Below is a genomic region from Verrucomicrobiota bacterium.
CGCAGACGAATATTGCTGGTGCCCAGGATGCGCCCGCCACCAATGGTGGTCAGTCCGCTTTGGCCGGGCCCGGTGAGATTCGCACGTATGACGAATCGGTCGCCTGCCGCCAACGGCAGCGGCTCGGCAGTACGCAATTGGACCATCTGCCGCTGGCCGGCCACCATTTCGGTACGCTCCAGCATCGCCACGCGCGCCTGCACCGATGCCGTGCCGACGTGCAAGTGGACTTCCAGATAATCTTCGATCGTGCCGGGAACCGCCTCCAGTATCCGCAGCTCCCCCTCGGCCATGGTGACGGGTGTCACGCGCTCGGCGGCACTCAATACCATGCCGCGCCGGACGGCCAGGTGATCCAGCTCCGGCATATTCAGCGCCACGCATTCCCCGGCGCGCCCCTCGTTGGCTTCCTCCCCGTACACCTGCATCCGCCGCACGTGTCCGGGCAAACCTGCCGGCCACAAGGTGGCCGCATCCCCCGCCCGGACCCGGCCACTGACCGGGATGCCGGTGACTACCGTGCCAGAGCCGCGAATCGTGAATACATCCTCCACCCAAAGGCGAAATATCCCGGCGCTCGACCGATCTTCGCAATGCTGCACCACTTCATTCAGCGTATCGAAAAAAACATCAAATCCTTCCCCCGTGATATTGGAAATGGGGCAGATGGGCGCTTCCGCTAGAAACGTGCCGGTCAGCAACCGGTGCAACTCGCTGATGACAAAACTGCGGCGCGCGGCATCCACCAAGTCCACTTTGGTCAATGCCACCAACCCATGGCGCAACCCCATCAAGGTTAGGATATGCAGATGCTCATGAGTCTGCGGCATAATGCCGTCATCCGCCGCCACCACGAAGATTACGACATCAATCCCGTGCGCCCCCGCCACCATGTTGCGGATAAAATCCACGTGTCCCGGCACATCCACCACACCCACCACCCGATCATCCGCCAGCCGACACGGGGCGAACCCGATATCCATTGTCAACCCACGCTGCTTCTCCTCGGCCAGGGTATCGGTGTCGCACCCGGTCAACAATTTGACCAGTGCCGTTTTGCCGTGGTCCACATGCCCGGCGGTGCCGAGCATGATATTTTTTCTCTGACTACTCATGATTCGTTCCGTCTGTTGATGCTCTGGAAATGGTTACCGTGGCGAACCCAAATCAAACGACCCGGTGATCAGCCTGACCAGGTTGATTTCCGCCGGGCTGAGCCCGGCTTGATCAGGGTTGACTGAAAAAGCACAAAACCATTGGTCTTTGACCGGTTGGTAATGCAATTCATTCATCAAGCGTTGTTCCAGATCATCCATGTGGGCGGCACCATAGAAGATGGCCACGGACTTGGGTGGTGCCCGGCTGGCTAGCGCCCCTTGCAGATCCAGCAGCACCACTTTGTTACGTTCCCGAATCAACGCCCGCATCAGTTGTTGCATACCGGGCGGAAGCCCCTTTGTGTTGGATAAATCCCCTTCCACACTGCCCAGTGTTTCAATCAGGGCCAGACGCATCATGGCGCGCGCATGAGGGTTGCCCCCAATCCAGCGCATTCCCACATTCAGCAGGGCGCTGGTCAGGGTGCCGCCCTGCATCAGGGAAAGGAGATTGTCGAATTCTTGCAGCGCCTCGGCGGAACCAGTCTCCTGGATCACGCGCTGGAGTTGGGGCACCGTAAGGTCGCTGTTTTTGAAATGCGCACGCGCATAATCAATCGCCTCGAGTTGGAAAACGAGGCCCAGGGAATCCGCCATGACCGTTTGCAGCGAATCATCCGTCTCGCGTCCGCCCTCGGATTTGGCGGGGCGTCCACCGATACCTTCAAACAACACAAGCGGTTGTTGGTCCAAAAACTGTTGCAGGGCGGCAAAATAATTAGTGTCACCCACATGTGCCACGCCCACCAGCCAGACGACAGCACCCTGCCTGTGCGGATCGCAAAATTGTCGTGCGACGACCTGCAATGCCACCACGCCATCGTGGGTCCGCTGCACGCGCAAATAGGGGGCCGGTGCGACGATGGGCGAATCGCCGGCAGGCGAGGGCCGGGAGGCGCAGCCAGTGAAGAGCCATGAAATGGCCAGATAGGATAAAAGCCATCTTGTTACCGCTTCCAGAGCTGGAGTGAAAGGAAGCGGAAATGCCGGGCGGGGCGAGAATCGTGAATGATGGGGGAATATTGTAAATTGCAAATTGATAATGGATAATTTAGAATTGGCCTCTCTGTCATGCGGAGTTTGTTCGCGCAGCCGGTCATCGCCCGCCCCGCGAGCGGCATCAGGGGTGGTCGTTCCTTGCATCATTCGTGGGAGGGCGCTTCCAGCAGGCGGGGCTGACGCTGTTGCAACGGCAAAAACACGCGGAACACTGTTCCCTGGCCTACATGGCTCTCCAATTCAATCCGTCCGCCGTGATCCCGCACGATCCGCTGCACAATCATCAACCCCAAGCCGCTCCCTTTTTTCTTGGTGGTGTAGAATGGCTCGAAGATGCGGTTCATTTGATCCTGCGGAATACCGCAACCGGTGTCCGCAACTTCAATCCAGACTGAATCCGACGTTTCCCCGGTGGCCAGAGTTAATACCCCGTCCTTGGTCATGGCGTGCATGGCGTTCTTAATCAGGTTGACCAGCACCTGTTTGATCTGCCCCGCATCCATCGGTGCGGAGGTCTGGCGGCGCGCCAATTGATGTTTCACCACGAGATTGCGGTTATCCAATTCCGGTTGCAGCAAATCCAGCGTGGCTTTGACCACCTCGTTCAACGAGGCCATCTGCATCTGTGGCTGGCTGGGCCGGATGGCCTGGAGAAACTGGGTGATGATGTAATCCAGCCGGGCAATCTCGCCCTTGGAAACATCGAGATACTTGGACAACTTATGAATGGTTTCCCGCTCCGGTTGAGCGGAAAGAGGCGTGCGCGCGCGCCCCCCCGATCGTTTCGGCTCCGCCGTGGGTACGATGAGTTTGCGCAATTCGCGCTCCATCAGTTGCAGGTGAATATGCAGGGCGTTCAGCGGGTTGCCAATCTCATGGGCGACGCTGGCCGCCAGCAGGGTGAGCGCCTGGATGCGCTCGCTCTCAATGGCTTCGTTCGTTTTTTGGCGTGCCTCCGTGGCGTCATGCACGATCAACGCCATTCCAGAACTGCCAATTTCATCCCCATCCAGGGGCGCGGCGTAGAGGCGCAAAAAACGCGACCGGGGATAACTCACTTCAAATTCATGACGCACCACCCGGGTGCCGCCGGCGGCATCCAAGCTGGCCAGCTTGGCCAGATCAATCTCCGGCAGGATGCGCGATAAACTTTCCCCCTCCATGCCGGCTTGCAATCCCAGTAAACGGGTGACCGCCTGGTTGAAATAGATGACCCGCCCCCCCTCGTCCACCACCAGCACCCCATCCTCGATGGTGTTAAACAGGGTCTCCAGGAAGGTGCGTTCGCGCGCCAGCCGTTGGACGACGGTTTGCAGACCTTCCCGGTCCAGCCGCCCGATGCGGCCGAGAACTTTGTCAAGAAAACTGGATTTAGGAGCAGGCACAGGATGATAAATTGCTTTTTCTAGTGGTTGTCAGGATCATTTCTCCCGCGCTAGAGCCATCGTTTCTTTTTGAAATACCAGTAGGTTAGGAATGTGGAAACAGCCATGACACTGGCAGCCATGGGATATCCCCACGACCGCTTCAGTTCAGGCATGCCTTCAAAGTTCATCCCGTACCAAGTGCCCACCATCATCAGCGGAGTGGTAATGACGGTGATCATCGTAAGCAACTTGACCACCTCACTGGTCTGGTTGGCGGATACGCTGAGATGCAACTGCAATATGTTGGTCAAGGTGTCGTCATAGGACTGCGCCATTTCATTGATGCGGAATAGCGCATCATACAAATCCCGGTAATACGGCACCATGCGTGGCCGGATAAGCTGAAAGTCACCATGGGAAAATCGGGCCAGCACCTCGCGTTGCGGGCCAATGATCTGCCGCAGATGCAGGACTTCCTTTTTCAACTGGTTGATCCGGCTTAAAATCCTGGCTTCAGGACGAGCCAACACCTCTTGTTCCGTCTGGGAGATTTCCAGCGACAAGGACTCCAGCGCAGGTTTGTAATTCTCGATCAGTTCATCGAGCAGGGAATGTGCCACCCGGTCGGGTGCCCGGGCGATATGTGCATTACTGCGCACGCACCGCTCCGCGACGGTTTGCACACTGCGCAGTGATGTCTCATGGCAGGTCACCAGGAAGTTCTTCCCGAGGAAGAAATCGAGTTCCTTGGTGGCAAACACTCCATCCTTGCGGCTATAATCCACCGCATGGATCACCATGAACATGTACGGCGTGAATCGGTCGTCCTCCTTGGGAAAATATTCCTCCACCTTTGGGGTCAGACTGGTCGTTACACAATCCTCAATGGACAAAGGATGAAAATGAAACGTATTCTCCAAGGTTAGGGAAACCTCCTCCGGTGTCGCAGCCTCCAAGTCCACCCACAGGAAAAGCGTGGTATCCGCCAGCAACGTCGGCATCAGGAACGGTTCCAAATCCTGACTGTGCAGGCGGCCCTGGGTGGTAAATGCAAAAGACCGAATCATGGCC
It encodes:
- the selB gene encoding selenocysteine-specific translation elongation factor, producing the protein MSSQRKNIMLGTAGHVDHGKTALVKLLTGCDTDTLAEEKQRGLTMDIGFAPCRLADDRVVGVVDVPGHVDFIRNMVAGAHGIDVVIFVVAADDGIMPQTHEHLHILTLMGLRHGLVALTKVDLVDAARRSFVISELHRLLTGTFLAEAPICPISNITGEGFDVFFDTLNEVVQHCEDRSSAGIFRLWVEDVFTIRGSGTVVTGIPVSGRVRAGDAATLWPAGLPGHVRRMQVYGEEANEGRAGECVALNMPELDHLAVRRGMVLSAAERVTPVTMAEGELRILEAVPGTIEDYLEVHLHVGTASVQARVAMLERTEMVAGQRQMVQLRTAEPLPLAAGDRFVIRANLTGPGQSGLTTIGGGRILGTSNIRLRRKKQWTLDALAARRDALDNPAHWCELMVRESEAPLAATELPAQCFLRPEEVTPLVERLCAEGRLLRTVGGRLVHREVARQAAVKILAAIQTFHAANPQRAGVSREELLPQAAGQPEVCELALNALLAAKQLERNGTVFARAGWSARLSDRDQHLCDQISAAYQKAGWISPAPAELALALKDTPERVDKMIRLLVERGVLIRLEDRLFMHRDAIETAKQAALRLFGKARSFTTMQFRDELAVSRKYAVPLVDYLDKIRYTVRNGHDRTPGVEARKRMENTT
- a CDS encoding ATP-binding protein, with product MPAPKSSFLDKVLGRIGRLDREGLQTVVQRLARERTFLETLFNTIEDGVLVVDEGGRVIYFNQAVTRLLGLQAGMEGESLSRILPEIDLAKLASLDAAGGTRVVRHEFEVSYPRSRFLRLYAAPLDGDEIGSSGMALIVHDATEARQKTNEAIESERIQALTLLAASVAHEIGNPLNALHIHLQLMERELRKLIVPTAEPKRSGGRARTPLSAQPERETIHKLSKYLDVSKGEIARLDYIITQFLQAIRPSQPQMQMASLNEVVKATLDLLQPELDNRNLVVKHQLARRQTSAPMDAGQIKQVLVNLIKNAMHAMTKDGVLTLATGETSDSVWIEVADTGCGIPQDQMNRIFEPFYTTKKKGSGLGLMIVQRIVRDHGGRIELESHVGQGTVFRVFLPLQQRQPRLLEAPSHE
- the corA gene encoding magnesium/cobalt transporter CorA, with amino-acid sequence MIRSFAFTTQGRLHSQDLEPFLMPTLLADTTLFLWVDLEAATPEEVSLTLENTFHFHPLSIEDCVTTSLTPKVEEYFPKEDDRFTPYMFMVIHAVDYSRKDGVFATKELDFFLGKNFLVTCHETSLRSVQTVAERCVRSNAHIARAPDRVAHSLLDELIENYKPALESLSLEISQTEQEVLARPEARILSRINQLKKEVLHLRQIIGPQREVLARFSHGDFQLIRPRMVPYYRDLYDALFRINEMAQSYDDTLTNILQLHLSVSANQTSEVVKLLTMITVITTPLMMVGTWYGMNFEGMPELKRSWGYPMAASVMAVSTFLTYWYFKKKRWL